The DNA region GGTCTTCTCGTGCATCACGCGCAGGGCCTCGTTGAAGGTCGAGAGCGTGGCGTAGACCAGGGGCGCGGTGTGGCCGGCCACCAGCACGAACCTGTCGCCGAACCGCTTGCCCGGGTTGCGGATGTCCCAGCGCATGGCTCCGCCCAGCAGGAGGCTCAGCAACATGTGGGCCTTCGACCTGCTGCCTCCGGGGTGACCGCTCTGGCGGTAGTTGAGCATCAGGTCGATCTGCTGATCGACGACGTCCTTGATCACTTCCCAGTGACCGAAATGCTGCTGCTGCTGCCGGTAAAGCTGCTCGATCTTGGACACGCTGATCTCCTCTCGCGTCGCGGTCGGGACGGTGGGTGCGCCGGGGCGCGCCGGGGGTCGCCGACGGGAATCGGGGTTGTTTGAAATCTGGCAGGACCGCTTGGCGAAGGCAAGTAAAACCGGGTCGAAGAGGCTGTTTCAGACCCGTGCATAGCCGAGGTGGTAGGTCTGCAGGATGGCGGCGGCGGCCCTGGCGTCGTCCACCGCCCGGTGGAGCTGGAAGCTCAGGGTGACGCCCATCTTCTCGAGGACCGATTCCAGGCGCTGGCCCGAGGTGCGGTGATGGTGCTCGGCGAGCCACGCCGTCGCCACGGCGCGGATGTCGTAGGCGCCGCCGGCGATATGAGCGCGGTAGTCGAGGCCGTGCGCGTCGCATTCACGCCGCAGCAGCGGGATGTCGTAGTAGACGCCGAAGGCCGCGATGATCGCCTTGTTCCGCGGGCCGTACCACTCCAGGAAGCGCTGCCCGACCTCGGCGAAGGCGTCCCGGTCGGCGACCATCTCCGGGGTGATGCCGGTCAAGCGGGTGATGAAAGGTGGCACGGGGTACGCCTGCGGCCTGACCAGCTCGCTGAACTCGTCCGTGATCTCCAGGCTGCGGCAGTCCAGGCGCACCGCCCCGATCTCGATGATGTTGCTGCGCTCGACCAGGTTGTTGCCCTCGTCCGCGGCGGGACAGGTGGCTTCCAGGTCGATCACGACGATGTCGGTGCTGTAGCGCATGACGCCTCCTCGGGACCGTACGCTAGCACGGGTCGCGGGCCGGGGGAAGGGCTGGCTCGGGCAGAGCCCGCGCTCCGGGGATTCGCGCGGCGATCAGGGCTTCCGTTCGCACCGCCGCTCGGGTGCCCGTGAAACGACACGCGGGAATGCGATGACGATGCGCGCTCCTGCGCGGAACGATTCGTCGACTTCGATCGAACCGCCGTGATCCTCGACGATCCGGTGGCTGATCGCGAGCCCGAGGCCCGTGCCGTCGGTTTTCG from bacterium includes:
- a CDS encoding exonuclease domain-containing protein — translated: MRYSTDIVVIDLEATCPAADEGNNLVERSNIIEIGAVRLDCRSLEITDEFSELVRPQAYPVPPFITRLTGITPEMVADRDAFAEVGQRFLEWYGPRNKAIIAAFGVYYDIPLLRRECDAHGLDYRAHIAGGAYDIRAVATAWLAEHHHRTSGQRLESVLEKMGVTLSFQLHRAVDDARAAAAILQTYHLGYARV